The proteins below are encoded in one region of Plutella xylostella chromosome Z, ilPluXylo3.1, whole genome shotgun sequence:
- the LOC119694842 gene encoding melanoma-associated antigen E1-like, with the protein MSDKTRAHPSTSKARPLPPVSDLPREKPSNARSIPPDLPRQHPSTSHARTVPPDVPREHPSTSHGRILPSVSDLPRQHTSTSRTKSLPPVSKLPEENLSKSHAKSRPPVSKLHGEYPSTSHGRSLPPVSDLPRERPSRSRARINPPVSNLPGEYPSTSYARPLPPVSNLPGEQPSTSKARLPEEQPSKSKARLPGEQPSTSKTRLPGEQPSTSKARLPGEQTSTSKTRLPGEQPSTSKARLPGEQPSTSKVRSLPPVSKLPGEYPSKSHASTHPPHLDGEQPSTSKARCLPPVSNLHGEQPSTSKARVLPAISKLPGEYPSTSKAKPMQPLSSVPREFQYMDSDTIQRLTLGISPPSHVVAWHGPIRVVTYDDEEYEKFLE; encoded by the coding sequence ATGTCGGACAAAACTCGCGCGCACCCGTCTACGTCTAAGGCCAGGCCTCTTCCGCCTGTGTCGGACTTACCAAGGGAAAAACCGTCTAATGCTAGGTCTATCCCACCCGACTTACCTCGTCAGCACCCGTCTACGTCTCATGCCAGGACTGTCCCACCGGACGTACCTCGGGAGCATCCGTCTACGTCTCATGGCAGGATTCTCCCGTCTGTGTCGGACTTACCTCGTCAGCACACGTCTACGTCTCGTACTAAGTCTCTCCCGCCTGTGTCGAAATTACCTGAGGAGAATCTGTCAAAGTCTCATGCCAAATCTCGCCCGCCTGTGTCGAAATTACATGGAGAGTACCCGTCTACGTCTCATGGAAGATCTCTTCCGCCTGTGTCGGACTTACCTCGGGAGCGCCCTTCTAGGTCTCGTGCCAGGATTAATCCACCTGTGTCAAATTTACCTGGGGAGTACCCGTCTACATCTTATGCCAGGCCTCTCCCGCCAGTGTCGAACTTACCTGGGGAGCAGCCGTCTACATCTAAAGCCAGATTACCTGAGGAGCAACCGTCTAAATCTAAAGCCAGATTACCTGGGGAGCAACCGTCTACATCTAAAACCAGATTACCTGGGGAGCAACCGTCTACATCTAAAGCCAGATTACCTGGGGAGCAAACGTCTACATCTAAAACCAGATTACCTGGGGAGCAACCGTCTACATCTAAAGCCAGATTACCTGGGGAGCAACCGTCTACATCTAAAGTCAGATCTCTGCCGCCTGTGTCGAAATTACCTGGGGAGTACCCGTCTAAGTCCCATGCTAGCACTCACCCACCCCACTTAGATGGGGAGCAACCGTCTACGTCTAAAGCCAGGTGTCTACCACCTGTGTCGAACTTACATGGAGAGCAACCATCTACGTCTAAAGCCAGAGTTCTGCCGGCTATATCGAAATTACCTGGGGAGTACCCGTCAACGTCTAAGGCCAAGCCTATGCAGCCGCTGTCAAGTGTACCTCGCGAGTTCCAGTATATGGACAGTGACACTATCCAGCGCCTGACGCTCGGCATCTCCCCCCCCAGTCACGTTGTCGCCTGGCATGGACCTATAAGGGTGGTGACCTACGACGACGAGGAATATGAAAAGTTCTTGgagtaa